The bacterium genomic interval ACGCGCTCAATCACGCCCACGCGATCCAGTTCCTCGTAGCTCATGCTCACTGTCTCCATGCCCGCGGGGGTACCCCGGGCGACTGGAAAAAGCGGACATTTCTACTTTGGAGAAACCGGACATTTCTACTTGGGTACTACATGCAATGGCAGCGCGACTGCGTCTTATGACAACGGCGATGTGTGCGGCGCCGGCGCGAAGCAGGAAGTCTCCGGATTCCTGAACCTGGATGTGGGCCATGAGAACCACGACGACACGCGCGACGATGGCGACCGGGATTCGAGATACACCATCCCCAACGGCAGCTGGTACTGCGGCCTCACGCCCTGCGCTGCGGAAACCGAGGTGCAGACGACGATGTCCGCTGCGCAGCTCGTCGCGCGTCTCGTCGATGACGGCTTCCTGCTGAACAGGACGACGCCTCCGAAATGCGGGCTGGGGGCGGAACTCGTCCTGCTCGTTCCGATCCTTTTCGCCGCTCGGCGTCGATTCCGACGCGTCTGAGGTGAGCCGGCGGCAGCAGAGGGTCGCCATCGGGATTGCGATCTGCGCCCTGCTCGGCGTGGGATGGCTGATCTCGGATGCGGGCGACCCTGCGACACCCGCCATCGCGCCGGCGGAAGACGGGCCAGAGCCCCAACCTTCGTTCGACCCCGTGCCTCGAGAACCCTTCGAGGCGCCAGCGGCGCGGCTAGCGCCCCCGGTCCTCCCGGAGCTTCGCGGCCTGGCCGCCAAGGCCGCCGACGATTACCGCGAGCGCGCCAGGTTTCCTCCGTGGTCACGCCCACTGCCAGGCGGGCAGGACCCCATCCGTGAAGCTCGCGCCGTCGATCCCGGCCACAGCCTGCCGCGAGATCTGGAACCCGGGCTCATCCTGCGTCCGGCGGCGACAGGCTTCGTGACCCCGGAACCGGTCGTGATCCATGCGACGCTGCACAACGCGGGTCGCGCCATCTCACCTCGGGCTTTGCGAGGTGAGATCCGCGATCCGCAGGGCACCTTCGTCGCCGCACTTGTTTTCGCCGATGACGGAAAAGCTGCGGATGCCCGCGCCGGCGATCTGGATTTCACAGCCAGCGTTTCGCCAGGTGCCACCGCACAGACGTCCATGCGCGGGGCCTACCTCGTCTCGGTGACAGCCACGACCGAAGAAGGTGAACTCCGCTCCGCGACGACCGGCTTCCTCTACAGCGCTCCCAAGGCTTCGCTCACCGGGCGCTATCGCGACGCCATCGTGGAGGGAAACCTCGTCGTCGATGTCGAGATCGAGGTCGCCGAAGCCTCACGTTTTCATCTCGAGGCAACCCTCGCCAATGCGGCAGGCGCGCCATTCGCGTGGAGCCAGTACGCCCAGAGCCTGGAACCTGGCGTGCATTGGCTTCCCCTCACCGTGTATGGCCTGGTCATGCGGGAGGGACGGCACGATGGCCCCTATCTGCTCCGCAGCCTCTCGCTCACGACAGTGGACGGCCTGCCCAACCAGAAGAGCCCGCTCGCCACCGATGCCCATCGCACCCGCGCCTACGAGTCGCTCGATTTCCACGGCGATCCATTCGAAGACCCGGCCCTGCTTCGCTCGGCGGAATCCCTGGAAGACCGATAAAGGGATCGGGCGGGCTAGAAACGATCGTCTTTCAGCAGCCCGATCCAATCGAGCTCGCGGTACTCGCCGTCGACGTCCATGCCGTAGCCGATCACCCATCCGGCCTCGAGTTCGAAGGCTGCGTAGTCGATGGGCACGACCTGCCGTCGGCGTTCGCGTTTGTCGATCAGGACGGCGGTGCGAACGGAACGCGGCTCGCCCAACGACACGATCTCGAGAACCGCTTGTAGCGTTGCGCCTTCGTCGGCAATGTCATCGGCCACGAGCACGTCGCGCCCCTCCAGGCCTTCGGGATCGAAATGCTCCACCTGCACGGGGCCAAGGGTCGTGCCTTCGGTGCGATGTGCACGAACGTCGAGACGTTCGGGCTCGATTCCGCGGCGTGCGAGGTGGCGGAGCAGATCATCGACGAAGCGCCGGGCACCCCCTGCAATGCAGATGACCGTGAGCGGAGCATCGGCGTATTCGCGGACAAGACGTCCAGCGAGGTCTCGCACTCGCTCCTGAATCTGGTCCGCGCTGAACAGCGGCTCGATACGCATGATCGCGGGTATACTAACCGAAGGCGCTGGCCGTCCTGAAACGCAGCGCATGGAACACGGTCTTCAGCAGGAGCTTCCCTACTCTTCTCGGACCCTCAGCTGTCAGATGCGCGAGCCCCCAGCTCAATCAGCGGGAAGTGCGTACGCGACCAGACTGTCCCCCATGTCGATGGGGATACGGCCATAACCTCCAGCCGCGATCACCACGATCTGGCGTCCGCCAGCGCGGAAGGTCATCGGAATCGCCTGTCCACCCGCAGGCAGGGACGTTTCCCAGAGTTCCTCGCCCGTCTCGATGTCGAAGGCCCTGAAAGCCGAGTCGAACGTCGCCGCCAGGAAGACGAGGCCGCTCTTCGTAACGAGGGGCCCGCCGAGGTTCGGCAATCCGATGTCACCGATCAAGGGCAGCCCACCGATCGGAATGCTCCAGCGCAGGTCGCCGGTTTGGAGATCGATCGCGTGGAGGCTTCCCCAGGGCGGCGCGTTGCATGGGATACCGAGAGGTGAGGTCAAGTTCTCCCGGCTCATGCCCCAGGCGGTCCCTTCTTGCGGTGCGTATTCCACGCCGGAGCGGCGTGCTGCCACGGTCTTCTCGTACTCGGACCTCGGAATGAGTGTCACGACCCAGGGGAGATCCATGACATTCGCCAGGAGGAGTTGGCGTTCCGGATCGATCGCCACGCCTCCCCAGTTCGATCCGCCGGCGTTGCCGGGAATCATGATGCTGCCCTGCACGCTCGGCGGCGTGAACGCGCCATCGGAGCGGAGTTCCTCGATCCTCTCTCGGCATTTCCCCCGATCCCAGAACGTGAGGCCCCAGGCGTCCTCGGGAGCGATCTCCAAGCGCATGAGCGGCGGTGGCTTCAGCGGGAAAGGCTGGGTCGGCGAGAGCACGAATCCCTCTTCACCTCCTTGCGGGACCGGTCGCTCCTCCACGGGAAAGAGCGGTTTGCCGTTCCGACGATCGAGAATGAAGAGATGACTGCTCTTCGTAGGCTGCACCACTGCCGGAATCACGCTCCTACCGCGGCGCAAGGGGAAGAGCACGGGTTGCGCGGGAACATCGAGATCCCAGACATCGTGATGCACGGTCTGGAATGCCCAGGCCACCTTGCCCGTCCGTGCGTGCAGCGCCACGGTGCTACTACCGTAGTGATCCAGGCCCTGGCGGTGAGCGCTCGTGTAGTCGGGCGTAGGATTTCCGGTCGGAACGAAGAGCAGGTCCCGCTCCGAATCGTAGGACATCGGCGCCCACACGTTAGGCGTCGAGAGCATCCAGCCGCTCTCGGGTTCGCGCTTTCCGCCGGGCTCATCCGGCGGCGACAGATCCCAGGCCCAGGCCATCGCCCCCGTGCGCACGTCGAATGCACGAATCACACCGGAAGGCGCCTCGATTCGCCTCCCGTCGCTGACTGCCGAGCCGACGACAACCAGGTCTCCCGCCAGGGTCGGCGCTGACGTGAGCTGATACTCTCCCTTCCAGCGGGTTTCGCCGACGCCCGGGTTCAGATCCACCTGGCCAGCCTCCCCGAACCCCGGGCAGGTCTTGCCGGTGGCGGCATCCAGTGCGATCAACCGTGCGTCGACAGTGTTGGTGAGGATGCGGTGGCGACAAGTCGCACCCGCCTCGGCTAGCGGGTCGATCCAACTGGCCACACCCCGACATACGAGCTGATTGCTCCATCTCGCGTGCCGATCAATTTCCGGATCGAAGATCCACTTCTCCTGGCCCGTCTGCGGATCCAGGGCAAAGACCCGGCTGAAGGGAGTGCAACCGAAGAGCGTCCCTTCGACCAGGAGCGGTGTCAGTTGGAAGGCGCTGGTCGTGGTGAAAGGCTCGGAGCCATCGGACACGTCGCCATGGCGCCAGGCCCAGAGTTCTTCCAGCTCGCCCACGTTCTGGCGCGTGATCTCCTCGAGCTCGGCATAACGCATGCCGCCGCTATCCCCGCCCCAATGGGGCCACGTGGAATCTCCCTGGGCGAGCGCAGCCGGGGACGACAGGAACAAGCCGAGCAACGCGAGATTCCGGATCAAATTTCTTCTCCGTCGAGGGCAGCAAGAAAGGCGTGGAGTACAGAGTTTACGGCAGCCGGCTGCGCGAGGTTCACGACATGTCCTGCAGCCGGGATCACCTCGAGTTCAGCGTGCGGCAACAGGCGCGCCAGCTCGCGACAGGCAGGTAGGGAGGCTTCGTCGAGTTCTCCGGCTAGAACCAGGGTCGGCACGTTCAGGGACCGCAACCGGGGTGCCAGCTCAGCCGGAGTGGCGCGGCAACCCAGGAATTCGCGAAGGATATGGGCGAGGCTGTGTGGGGAATGCTCGAGGAAGCCCTGACGAACCAGGGTTGCGCCCCGTTCGTCCAGGCCGGATCCGGGGCCCCACGCATACCGGGCACCGGCAGCGTCCACCCCTTCCTGGTCGAGAGCCTCGGCAAAGGCTCCCGCATGGGCCGAGACACCTCGTCCGGTGCCAGGACCGGCAGGAAGCGAGGCGAGGACGAGCCCTCGCGGAGTCGCGGGCTCCGCCAGAGCCCATGCCAGTGCGACCGCCGCTCCCATCGAAAGCCCGCCCACGACCGGATGCGCATCCCCGACCGCACCCACCACGGCGCCGAGATCCCGCACCAACGCAGCCTCGGAATAGGCCCGCCGATCATCGGGCGCATCGCTGCGTGCATGGCCGCGGGAATCGTACGCGACAACCTCGTACCGCTCCCGCAGCGCGCGCAACTGCGGTCGCCAATTCCGGGCACTCCCTGCGAACCCATGTGCCAGCACGACCGCTCGCCCCGTTCCGTGCCGTTCGATGTGCAGACCGGAAAGGACGTCTTCCATTCCAGGATCATCCCACGCCCCGGGCCCGGCCGCGATGCCTGCTGACAAGAGCTTCCACCCGCGGCACCCTGTTCTGGATGTCCATTCTGAGGCGCGTCCTTCTCATTGCGACGGGCCTGATCTTGCTGCTCGGATTGGGGATCGCAGTAGCGTTCCAATTCTGGCTACGCGACCAACCGGAAGAAACCCAGGCCACGATTCGCTCACTCACGACCTGGGAGCTCCTCGTTGCTGCCCGGTACGAGTTGTTCCCTCCGCGGGCCGGCGACCGTGCGGGCTTCGGCCGGGAACTCGTTCCCGGCCGCGGGCATGCGCCCTGGATTCTCCGCAGTTCCCTCGATGGTCGGCCCCGCATGTTGCAGCTGGCCCTGGCTCCGGGAATCTGGCTCGCCTACGGCACTGAAACCGCGTCCGTGTACCAGCTGTGGCGGGGTGAACTCGAACAGGAAGGTGCTGTCTACGACATGCGGCACGGCCCGGAACCGGTGAGTACGGGTGCGGCGTATCTGCGGCATCCGGACGAAAGCGATTGGCGCGTCGCCGTCGGCGAGGAGTGGATCATTCCAGGGGTCCGCTACCTGGGCCACGGCGTCGGGCCCGAAAGCGGTCGAGCCTATCTCCTCTACGAGCTGAACCACGCCGGGAGGAGTGTGCGTGTTCGCGAATCGCCGGAACTCGTGCACGACGGAGATGCCCTCGGGCTCGAACGACGATTCCTCGTCGAGTCGGATCCCGGGCGGTTTTCCCTCGCCTTGACTCTTCGCTCAGGCGCCAGGGATGTCGAGACCGACGGCGGCACCCTCGAAGATGAGCGCCTTCTCCTGGGTGAGCACGAAACGCTTCTTACCCAATGGTTCGATGCGCCGGGCTGGTCCCTCGAAAGGACCAGACGCTCCGGCTTCCGCATACCGGCATCACGCGCCGAGGCCTGGATCGAGGGCAGCGATTGCATCACCTGCCATGGACGAGACGAACGCCTGGTCGGCCCGGCCTGGTCGGAGATCGCGCTCCGCTACGCGAACGAACCGAAGGAGGCGATCACCGAACAGCTGGCGACGACCATCCTCAACGGCGGAGCGAACCGCTGGGGCCAGGGCGCGATGCCTCCGCATCCCGATCTTTCCCGGGCGCAGGCCGCCACCATCGCACGCTACATCCTTGGGATCACACCGGGGGATGAGGAGACCGGCGCCTCGGACGCAGGCGCGAGAGCCCAGTATGCGTGGACCTATGACACCTCCGTCCTGCCGCGGCCCGAAGTCCTCCACCCCGCGCTCGATGTGGCGCGCATCCTTCCCGAAGGCTTCACACCGAAAGTCGGCGGGCTGGGGATCCTTCCCGACGGGCGCCTCGTCGTCGCGACCTGGGACCAGGACGGCGCCGTCTTCCTCGTCGCAGGCTGGCAAGGCCCCGCGGCTGGAATCGAGGCGACCCGTATTGCCGAGGGCCTGCACGAGCCACTCGGTGTCGCGGTGGTGGACGACAGCATCTACGTGATGCAGAAGCAGGAGATCACCCGCCTCGTCGACCTCGATGGCGACGACTGGATCGACGAGTACCAGGCCGTGAGTCGGGCGTGGGAAGTGACATCCAACTTCCATGAATTCGGGTTCGGGCTCGCCCACCACGACGGCTTCCTCTACGGCACGCTCTCCGTATGCGTCCTGCCCGGGGGCAAGAGTTGCCCGGAACAGACACCGGACCGCGGCACGGCCTTCCGTGTCTCGGTGGCCGATGGTGCGTTCGAGCGGCTCGCGAAGGGCTTCCGAACGCCGAACGGCGTCGCATGGCTTCCGGGCCGCGGCCTGCTCGTCACCGACAACCAGGGCGATTGGCTTCCGGCCAGCAAGTTGCTGCTCGTCGAACGCGGCGCCTTCCACGGTTGGCGCGAGCCAGGTGAAACGCGGGAACTCCCGGAACCCGCCCGCCCCGCCGTCTGGCTGCCCCAGAACGAAATCGGCAACTCTCCCACCCAACCCCTCGCGCTACGAACAGGCCCCTACGCAGGGCACATCTTGTTCGGAGATATCTACAACGGCGGCCTCAAACGAGCGGTGCTCGAAGAAATCGGCGGACAGCTCCAGGGCGCGGCATTCCATTTCAGCGCCGGCCTGGAAGGCGGCGCCAACCGGCTGCTCGAAGCTCCGGACGGCAGCCTCGTGGTCGGGGAAATCGGCAGCAAGGGCAACTGGGGTGCCCCGGGCAAGGCCTGGTTCGGCCTCGAACGTCTGCGCTTCGGCGACGAGCCCGCTTTCGAGCCCTTCGCCGTTCGCGCAACACCGAAGGGCTTCGACATCGAATTCACCAGGCCTCTCGCGGCGGAGTCGAAAGCAACCGCAGCAGAGATCACCGCGAGCGATTGGTTCTATGTACCAAGCGCCCGCTACGGCGGTCCGAAGTTCGATGTGCGAGAGCTTCTCGTGACGGATGTGCGCCTCTCGCTCGACCGGCGCGTCCTCTCCGTCGATCTCGCGGACCTGAAGCCGGGTCGGGTCGTCTACCTGCGCCTCGATCCTGGCCTGCGCTCGGACCGGGGAGAAGAACTCTGGGTCAGGGAAGCCTGGTACACCCTGAACGAGATCCCGAACTAACGTCCTCTCAGGAAATCTCGCAAGGCCCGCATCCCCAGCGTTTGAATGCCGCGCTCTTCGAGAGCTTTGCGGCCGGAAGGGCCACCGTAGAAACTGCGTTCGAACTCCCGTTGATGCGCAGAATCCGGGGTGATGCGGCGAAGCTCCTCCCCATCGGAAGCGGGATGGCAGATGACATAGGTGACGCCCTGGCCCAGACCATCGAGACGAGCGTGGTTGTGGGCGAGGCCCGCTCCCTCGGCGAAGCCCAGTGAGTCGGCGTCGAGACCGTCGAGCACGGGGAACCCCTTGGCGTTGAAAGCATCGGCCATGGCGTCGAAGACCGGCTTGGCCCCGCCCAGGCCGGCGGCTTCGAGCGTCGCCTCGTCCGGGCTGGCCGCCAGGACCGGAACCTGGAACTCCATCGCGAGCGCCTGGTAGGCCGGCAAGAACTTCGGCAAGAAGGCGGTGCCCATATGCGCATCGAGATGGGTGACGTCGATCCCGGCGTCCAATGCCATCACGACCTGAGCGCGCAACTCGACCGCCACTTCCTCGGGCTCGGCGTTCTCGGCGACTTCGGCGAGCGTACGCGGGAGATAACCCTCCTCGTCGAGCAAGCTCGGCACGGCCGAGCGCCCAGCCACCGGCCCCCAGCGGTAGGCCGACCATTCGGCGTTCAGCGTGAGATGGACTCCCAGATCCAGATCGGGATGCGCTCGCGCGCGCTCTGCCGCTCCGCGAAACCAGGGACAGGGGACCATGATGCTTCCGCAGGTCGCAGGCCCTCGAGCAAAGCCGCGAAGCCGCCTTCGTTGGCTGCGTGACACATTCCGATGTCATCGACGTGGAGGATCGCGATGCGATTCCCGGCTGCGAATCCGAGCTTCTGCGCGAGGGTGTCGGTCATGCTTCCGATTCTATCCCCGGGCCGGGGGGCTTCGCTCGTGCCGGGACGCATGGAAGATTCCTCCCTCGCGGCACGCGCTTCGTTAGAGTTGGCCTCGATGCCCCTCGATCTCATCGCAGCTGCGGATTTCGCCGGCGCGGCGGCGGATGCCGCTCGCCGGGAGATCCTGCCCCGCTTCCGCCGGGTCGAGGTGGAAACCAAGAGCGACGGCTCACCGGTGACCGAAGCGGACCGATCCGCCGAGCAGGCCATCCGTTCCGTGCTGCGCGGCTTCGACCCGGAGATCGGCATCCTGGGCGAAGAATTCGGCAGCGAAGGAACCGGCGAAGGGTTGCGCTGGGTGGTCGACCCGATCGACGGAACGATCGGATTCAGCCGGGGGATCGCCCTGTTCAGCACGATCATTGCCCTGCTCGAGGACGGCGAGCCCGTCCTCGGCCTGATCGATCTGCCGGGCCTCCAGGAACGCTATGTGGGCTGGAAGGGTGCTGGCGTACGGCGAGGTGAAGAACGGGTTCGCGTCTCCCAGGAGACCGATCCCCGGCGGGCCGTGCTGGCCCACGGGGATGCCTTCTGCTTCGACGGATTCGGCGAGCGGCCAGCCTTCGACCGCATGGTCGCAGACTTCCCGATCTTCCGGGGCTACACGGACGCCTTCGGCCACGCCCAGGTGTTGCACGGCGGTATCGACGCCATGGTGGACGTGGGAATGAATCTCTGGGACGCCGCCGCCACACAGATCCTCGTCCCCGAAGCCGGCGGACGCTGCGTGACGCTCGACCGGAGCGCGGATGGACGCGGGCTCGGGCTGCTCTTCGGCAGCCCGGCCCTTGTCGAAACGCTCCAGAGCTATCTGGAGGGCTGACGCCCTCCTGGCTTACTCGGTGACCGCGTCCGCGGCGTCATCGGCGCCCTCGGAAACGGCATCGGCAGCGTCGCCAACGGCTTCGGCGGTGGCGTCCGCTGCATCGGCGGCCACGTCGACCGCCTGATCAGCGGCCTCGCCGGCGGCCTCACCGACCGCTTCGGCGGCCTCCTCTGCCGACGCCGCGACATCACCCGCCGCATCAGCGGCCGCCGCAACGCCATCGGCCCCAGCGGCCACAGCCGCCTCGCCGACCTTCTTGGCGGCCTCTCCCGTCTTCTCTGCCATCTCGCCGGCGGCTTCAGCAGCCTCGCCTGCGGCCGAGGCCGCGTCGTCCATGGCATCCTGCGCCGTCTCACTTCCGCAAGCCCCAAGCCAGCCCGCCAGGACCAGCACGGCCATTCCAGCACCCAATCGATGTAGCGTTCCCTTCATCTCGTGCCCTCCAGGACGCCGCCACGTGTGAGCGAGCCGTCCGACACCGCTAGAGTACGGGGTCCCCGACCGAAGAAAGTGAGATACGTCACATGACCTCCCCGACCGCTCCCCCTTCCTTGAGCGACGCTCGCA includes:
- a CDS encoding pyrroloquinoline quinone-dependent dehydrogenase — translated: MIRNLALLGLFLSSPAALAQGDSTWPHWGGDSGGMRYAELEEITRQNVGELEELWAWRHGDVSDGSEPFTTTSAFQLTPLLVEGTLFGCTPFSRVFALDPQTGQEKWIFDPEIDRHARWSNQLVCRGVASWIDPLAEAGATCRHRILTNTVDARLIALDAATGKTCPGFGEAGQVDLNPGVGETRWKGEYQLTSAPTLAGDLVVVGSAVSDGRRIEAPSGVIRAFDVRTGAMAWAWDLSPPDEPGGKREPESGWMLSTPNVWAPMSYDSERDLLFVPTGNPTPDYTSAHRQGLDHYGSSTVALHARTGKVAWAFQTVHHDVWDLDVPAQPVLFPLRRGRSVIPAVVQPTKSSHLFILDRRNGKPLFPVEERPVPQGGEEGFVLSPTQPFPLKPPPLMRLEIAPEDAWGLTFWDRGKCRERIEELRSDGAFTPPSVQGSIMIPGNAGGSNWGGVAIDPERQLLLANVMDLPWVVTLIPRSEYEKTVAARRSGVEYAPQEGTAWGMSRENLTSPLGIPCNAPPWGSLHAIDLQTGDLRWSIPIGGLPLIGDIGLPNLGGPLVTKSGLVFLAATFDSAFRAFDIETGEELWETSLPAGGQAIPMTFRAGGRQIVVIAAGGYGRIPIDMGDSLVAYALPAD
- a CDS encoding ChbG/HpnK family deacetylase, whose amino-acid sequence is MVPCPWFRGAAERARAHPDLDLGVHLTLNAEWSAYRWGPVAGRSAVPSLLDEEGYLPRTLAEVAENAEPEEVAVELRAQVVMALDAGIDVTHLDAHMGTAFLPKFLPAYQALAMEFQVPVLAASPDEATLEAAGLGGAKPVFDAMADAFNAKGFPVLDGLDADSLGFAEGAGLAHNHARLDGLGQGVTYVICHPASDGEELRRITPDSAHQREFERSFYGGPSGRKALEERGIQTLGMRALRDFLRGR
- a CDS encoding alpha/beta fold hydrolase; protein product: MEDVLSGLHIERHGTGRAVVLAHGFAGSARNWRPQLRALRERYEVVAYDSRGHARSDAPDDRRAYSEAALVRDLGAVVGAVGDAHPVVGGLSMGAAVALAWALAEPATPRGLVLASLPAGPGTGRGVSAHAGAFAEALDQEGVDAAGARYAWGPGSGLDERGATLVRQGFLEHSPHSLAHILREFLGCRATPAELAPRLRSLNVPTLVLAGELDEASLPACRELARLLPHAELEVIPAAGHVVNLAQPAAVNSVLHAFLAALDGEEI